The following proteins come from a genomic window of Nicotiana tomentosiformis chromosome 12, ASM39032v3, whole genome shotgun sequence:
- the LOC138902190 gene encoding uncharacterized protein: protein MQQGQQPMITAPAATPAVRQSIGRGKAGRGRPRGGGQAGGGQPGGAPARCYAFPGRPDAVASDVMITYIISVCGRDVSILFDPRSTYSYVSSLFAHFLDIPRESLGTHVYVSTFVGIVVDQIYRSCVVTLCGYETSADLLLLDMTYFEVILGMDWLSPYHAILDCHAKTVTLAMPELTRLELKGSSVSTSSWVISFIKARHMVEKGCLAYLAYVRDTTVQTPIIDSVRVVREFADVFPSNLPGMPPDRDIDFCMDMAPGT from the coding sequence atgcagcagggtcagcagcctatgattacagctcCAGCAGCCACACCAGCTGTCCGGCAGTCCATAGGCAGAGGGAAGGCTGGTAGAGGTCgtcccagaggtggaggtcaggcaggcggaggccagccaggtggcgctccagccagatgttatgcttttccgggcagaccagatgcagtggcctcagatgtcaTGATCACATATATTATCTCTGTCTGTGGTAGGGATGtttcaatattatttgatccaagatctacctattcatatgtgtcatccttgtttgctcattttctggatattcctcgtgagtccttgggtactcatgtttatgtgtccacttttGTGGGtattgttgtggatcagatctatcggtcctgtgtggttACATTATGTGGATATGAGACTAGTGCGGATcttctgttacttgatatgacttattttgaggtcatcctaggcatggactggctatctccatatcacgccatccttgattgtcatgccaagactgttactttagcgatgccagagttgaCGAGGTTAGAGTtgaagggttcatctgtcagtacatctagttgggttatatcttttattaaggctcgacatatggtcgagaagggttgtttggcttatttagcctatgttcgggatactaccgtACAGACTCCGATAATTGATTCAGTGCGagtagttcgggagttcgccgatgtgtttccttctaaccttccaggcatgccaccagatcgtgatatcgatttttgtATGGACATG